A genomic stretch from Vibrio neptunius includes:
- a CDS encoding ABC transporter permease: MDFSLIIESLPIYLDGLWRTVWLVGLALIIGLCVAIPLGVARNSTNYFINGPSWAFIYFFRGTPLLVQLYLIYYGMDQFFPVKDTLWENAWFCALVAFVLNTSAYTAEIIRGAINGLPKGEVEAAKAYGMGTFMTYRRIILPSALRRALPAYSNEVIFMLHGSAVAGIVTIVDLTGAARLVNSRYYAPFESFLTAGLFYMALTFMILWCFKLAEKRFLAYLRPLS, encoded by the coding sequence ATGGACTTTTCACTGATTATCGAAAGTTTACCGATTTATCTTGATGGGCTCTGGAGGACGGTATGGCTGGTGGGCTTAGCTCTGATCATTGGCTTGTGTGTCGCAATCCCTTTAGGGGTAGCGCGTAATAGTACTAATTACTTTATAAATGGTCCGAGTTGGGCATTTATCTACTTTTTCCGTGGCACACCATTACTGGTTCAGCTTTACCTAATTTACTATGGTATGGATCAGTTTTTCCCAGTGAAGGATACTTTGTGGGAGAACGCATGGTTCTGTGCGCTTGTGGCATTTGTGCTTAACACCTCAGCGTATACAGCAGAAATTATCCGAGGTGCGATAAACGGTTTACCAAAAGGCGAGGTCGAAGCCGCTAAAGCCTATGGTATGGGTACGTTTATGACCTATCGCCGTATCATTTTGCCGAGTGCACTACGTCGTGCATTACCAGCGTACAGTAATGAAGTCATTTTTATGCTTCACGGTAGTGCCGTTGCAGGTATTGTTACGATTGTTGACCTTACGGGGGCAGCTCGCTTGGTAAACTCTCGTTATTACGCTCCGTTCGAATCTTTCCTCACAGCAGGTCTGTTCTACATGGCACTGACGTTTATGATTCTCTGGTGCTTCAAGTTAGCCGAGAAGCGATTCCTCGCGTACTTGAGACCGCTTAGCTGA